In Oncorhynchus tshawytscha isolate Ot180627B linkage group LG28, Otsh_v2.0, whole genome shotgun sequence, a genomic segment contains:
- the LOC112227094 gene encoding LOW QUALITY PROTEIN: metal-response element-binding transcription factor 2 (The sequence of the model RefSeq protein was modified relative to this genomic sequence to represent the inferred CDS: deleted 2 bases in 1 codon) → MLRDSTALERLPVHQQKAPSLRQQCKMPVSLTSVHSTEDRHGGDTDTKLGNRFDEGQEVLARWSDGLFYLGTITKINKDKHRCFVVFEDRSKSWVLWKDIQTGDEGGEDMVCTICQDECSEDPNEIVICDKCGQGYHQLCHSPIIDSSLIDTDEKWLCRECVFATTEKGPKALQELKQSLPYSLEDLAWDQGHKTNIQQCYCYCGGPGDWYLKMLQCNRCKQWFHEACIQCFKTPMLYGDRFYLFICSVCSSEPEYLKRLPLRWVDVAHLSLYNMSVIHKKKYFDSELELMTYINDNWEQMQLGELSATPQSDRYESILEALNSNHSMFMSGKEIKKKKHLFGLRIRFPPGPQSSDLLANRGEPERASNEIKIKGRKAIKPLTNTSEVTNGVVKKAKKMKKQGGHSLATLAKRSCSSELLAQDMKPPPPLDIQSLRSSRSDRSLPSSSTSEMESISAVRTTETTSTSLSRQYSLCSSSKTFTGRHWPIAQPPLKRRRGRPRRALQPPNPEIPLLTSQTPTTSQSPQPLPGLHSTDIVHGLGQGGQLSHLKSSISSYFGVAGRLECGEKYRILARRVTLDGKVQYLVEWEGVTAS, encoded by the exons ATGTTGAG AGACTCAACGGCATTAGAGCGCTTGCCAGTCCACCAGCAGAAAGCACCTTCCCTTCGGCAGCAGTGCAAGATGCCAGTGTCCCTGACCAGCGTCCACTCTACCGAGGATAGACATGGAGGGGACACGGACACCAAGCTCGGCAACAGGTTTGACGAGGGACAAGAGGTCCTAGCCCGATGGTCGGATGGGCTGTTTTATTTGGGGACTATCACAAAG ATAAATAAGGACAAGCACCGCTGCTTTGTTGTCTTTGAAGATCGGTCCAAGTCCTGGGTTCTGTGGAAGGACATTCAGACAG GggacgagggaggagaggacatggtCTGCACAATATGCCAGGATGAGTGCTCAGAGGATCCCAACGAGATTGTCATCTGCGACAAGTGTGGACAAG GATACCACCAGCTCTGCCACTCACCCATCATCGACTCCAGCCTGATCGACACCGATGAGAAGTGGCTCTGTAGGGAGTGTGTGTTCGCCACAACAGAG AAGGGTCCCAAAGCCCTGCAGGAGCTGAAGCAGTCTCTACCTTATTCCCTAGAGGACCTGGCGTGGGACCAGGGCCACAAGACCAACATCCAGCAATGTTACTGCTACTGTGGAGGGCCTGGaga CTGGTACCTGAAGATGCTGCAGTGCAACAGGTGTAAGCAGTGGTTCCACGAGGCATGTATCCAGTGTTTTAAGACGCCCATGCTCTATGGAGACAG GTTCTATCTATTTATTTGCTCAGTTTGCAGTAGTGAACCAGAGTACCTCAAACGACTGCCTCTTAGATG GGTGGACGTTGCACACCTGAGCCTCTACAACATGAGTGTGATTCACAAGAAGAAGTACTTTGATTCTGAGCTGGAGCTGATGACTTACATCAACGACAACTGGGAGCAAATGCAGCTCGGGGAG CTTTCAGCCACTCCTCAGTCGGACCGATATGAAAGTATTTTGGAAGCACTGAATAGCAACCACAGCAT GTTCATGTCAGGGAAGGAGATCAAGAAGAAGAAGCACCTCTTTGGGCTGAGGATCCGTTTTCCTCCGGGTCCCCAGAGCTCTGACCTGCTGGCCAACAGAGGGGAGCCAGAGAGGGCCTCCAACGAGATCAAGATCAAAGGCAGGAAGGCTATCAAGCCTCTTACCAACACAAG TGAAGTAACCAAtggcgtggtgaagaaggccaaGAAGATGAAGAAACAGGGAGGTCACTCCCTAGCGACTCTGGCCAAGCGAAGTTGCTCCAGTGAACTCTtggcccag GATATGAAGCCACCACCACCTCTGGATATCCAGTCCTTAAGAAG CAGCAGGAGTGACAGAtctcttccctcctccagtacctccgaGATGGAATCCATCAGTGCCGTCCGCACCACTGAAACTACCTCAACTAGCCTCTCCAGACAGTACAG CTTGTGTAGCTCCAGTAAGACGTTCACGGGTCGCCACTGGCCCATCGCCCAGCCCCCCCTGAAGAGGAGACGGGGCCGGCCACGTCGGGCC CTCCAGCCCCCCAACCCTGAGATCCCCCTCCTCACCAGCCAGACCCCCACCACCTCCCAGAGCCCCCAACCCCTGCCGGGGCTCCACTCCACGGACATAGTGCACGGGCTGGGCCAAGGTGGTCAGCTGTCCCACCTGAAGAGCTCAATCAGTAGCTACTTTGGGGTGGCAGGCCGCCTGGAGTGCGGGGAGAAGTACCGCATCCTAGCTCGCCGGGTCACCCTGGACGGCAAGGTTCAATACCTGGTGGAGTGGGAGGGCGTCACTGCCTCCTAA
- the LOC112227095 gene encoding divergent protein kinase domain 1A has translation MARRLFPRAWINKSFYFQARISFVRVKYLFLTWLTVFVGGWVIYVQYSNYTELCRGHECKNSICDKYRRGIIDGSACSSLCDKDTLYLGRCLSTSPNHQVYTGGWGDVDGVIRCRVGEVLHYELGEEPEPRREAAVFDKPTRGTSVKKFREMVFNHFKAKLGEQANLGSLVTKILTVADGNKDGHVSLPEARSAWALLQLDEVLLGLLLQDRGHTPRLLGFCGDLYVTERVPYGPLYGLGLPWPLEAWVPSEARRSMDQWFTPSWPRKAKISMGLLELVEDIFHGNYGSFLMCDLSANHFGYTDRHDLRLTDTRAIVSEDAFQRTMRALHCEKDDDCVLGPDCRTSCDMAQKRCREEVTQPNLAKACGALRDYLLRGAPSELREELERQLYACMALRGSAGQMDMEHSLILNNLKALLWRQISHTKDS, from the exons ATGGCGAGGCGTCTGTTTCCACGTGCCTGGATAAATAAATCGTTCTATTTCCAG GCTCGTATCTCCTTTGTGCGGGTGAAATACCTGTTCCTCACCTGGCTGACAGTGTTCGTGGGAGGCTGGGTGATCTACGTCCAGTATTCCAACTACACCGAGCTGTGCCGAGGACATGAGTGCAAGAACTCCATA TGTGACAAATACAGGAGGGGCATCATTGACGGCTCGGCCTGCAGCAGTCTGTGTGACAAAGACACCCTCTACCTGGGAAGATGTCTCTCTACCAGCCCCAACCACCAG GTTTATACAGGTGGTTGGGGTGACGTGGACGGGGTGATCCGCTGCCGGGTGGGGGAGGTGCTGCACTATGAGCTAGGAGAAGAGCCGGAGCCCCGGAGGGAGGCTGCAGTCTTCGACAAACCCACCCGCGGCACGTCTGTGAAGAAGTTCAGAGAGATGGTCTTCAATCACTTCAAG GCAAAGTTGGGCGAGCAGGCCAACCTGGGCAGCCTGGTGACCAAGATCCTCACCGTCGCCGACGGCAACAAGGACGGGCACGTCTCCCTCCCTGAGGCCCGTTCAGCCTGGGCTCTTCTCCAGTTGGATGAGGTGCTGCTGGGCCTGCTCCTCCAGGACCGGGGCCACACCCCTCGGCTGCTGGGCTTCTGTGGGGACCTGTACGTGACCGAGAGGGTCCCCTACGGCCCCCTGTACGGTCTCGGCCTCCCCTGGCCACTTGAGGCCTGGGTCCCCAGTGAGGCCCGACGCAGCATGGACCAGTGGTTCACACCCTCTTGGCCCCGCAAAGCCAAGATCTCCATGGGTCTCCTGGAGCTGGTGGAGGACATTTTCCACGGCAACTACGGCAGCTTCCTCATGTGCGACCTGAGCGCCAACCATTTCGGCTACACGGACCGCCACGACCTCCGCCTCACTGACACCAGGGCCATCGTCTCTGAGGACGCGTTCCAGCGAACCATGCGCGCGCTGCACTGCGAGAAGGACGACGACTGTGTACTGGGGCCGGACTGCCGGACATCGTGTGACATGGCTCAGAAACGATGCAGGGAGGAGGTAACCCAGCCCAACCTGGCCAAGGCATGCGGGGCGCTGAGGGACTACCTTCTGAGAGGGGCACCGTCAGAGCTAAGGGAGGAGTTAGAGAGGCAGCTGTACGCCTGCATGGCCCTCAGAGGCTCGGCAGGACAGATGGACATGGAGCACTCCCTGATTCTGAACAACCTCAAGGCCCTGCTGTGGAGACAGATATCCCATACTAAAGACTCATGA